atttttttaaagaaaaatgttttccatacTACACTGGGTAAAGCCAGatacactttgaaatgccttgctgctgaaatgtgctatacaaataaaatttgatttgattttttgatTTGATACAAAATTATTCTGGGATCTTATTTTGCTGTAGCATAGATTTTTCTCAGGGTCTGATAAATGTGTAACGTTAGAGGATGTCAGAGATGCAAGAGGAAGATTGTGACAGTGCTGCccggaaaaaaaattgtagcgTTGGAAGTGTTGGTTCAGCAGAGCCTTCACCTGAGAGCCGCGCCAGCAGGACGGTCTCATCAGCGACTGAAAACCAGCGCACTCCCAGACTGCTGTGCTGGGTGACATCAGTGaggaagctgctgctccagTTGTGAACTGGATTGAGAAAGTCCATCAGGTTTCCTCCAGGATAAAACCTCCGAACATCACTGCGGTTTCCTGGAGAAACATTCCAAAAACACTTCAATGAAGATATCAGTTTTCCTCAAGCCTTTTTTCATATCTGGCTGGTATATGATGTGAACAATTACAACTTCTGCATGGTAACACAATGTACAAAACAATCTGTCAGTGCAGCAGCTAACATTAGTGCTTCCAAACCCAGTCATAATTTCTTggcatacagtacagaccaaaagtttggactcaccttctcattgaattcaattagaaagtgtgtccaaacttttggtctggactgtatttatgttttaaaagtagGTTTTTAAGAATCCCAAGTCTAATTTATGCTTCATcatttactactttttttttaagttgtcaCACTCTCACAATCTCTGAAAACAAtgctcaaacaaaaacaattattttccacatgtaaacaaattaatttgtgaaGTTTTCCATTATCGGATTATTTATTCCATCTACATTCCAGGTACTGCCTGAACATTGAGCATTATTCTTTACTGGCGGCCTCTTTAAACGCTGTCAGTGTAGGTTCATAGATGTCGTAGTAGACTTGTGCAGGTTGGGTGTTGTCCCGGACAAACAGCAGGTCACTGATGGTTGGATGATCTGAACCCTGCCACAGAGTCAAGCTGAACCTAGAAAAACATGTACAGCTTAAACTTGTTACCAGAATGAGCAACTTTAAGGTCTGCTGAATTTCTTTGCTGCTTCAAGCTTCAGGTCTGTGTGACTGATATGTAGTGATCCTTGGAAGGTTGATGCTGTTTGGTACCTGGGTGACTGGTTGAGGAGCCAGCTGATGTGCTGCCATCCTCTGTGGACCAGCAGAGCATGGACTGGGAACGTCACCTGCAGAGATTCAATGTTCAACTATACGACCAGAAAGTTACTGTTACACTGCTGCCACGTCCACTGACCAGCAGCCTTCAGtaattgctaaaaaataaaactgtgctatatttatacaaataaatgtttgtttgaataCATTAGAAGAGCATAAACAGTGAATGTCATTTCAGGGGAGAAATTCACTCTTTGATGGTGCAGACTAGATGAACACAACCAAAGGTGGCGCCATTGTTATATTGacccaacatccatccatccattttctaacaccattgtccccagtggggtcaggaggggtgctggtgcctctctCCTGCTATTGACCTAACCTGCTCTGCACAATAAACATGATGCTGCATAAGATAAAGCCAGATTTCATTCCTTCTGCTTTTAAAGGAATTATGAATAGTTTAAAGCAGCAGATTAAACTAACATAGAAAAACCCATATGCTGACCTATGAGAGAGAACCTTACACCCAGTTTTACCaacagatgtttgtttcctCTCACCTTCTGAGGGACATCTTTGATCAGATGATACATGTGTTCCACCATGTCTCTGGAATAAGTTTCAGTAGCAATTTGAGGAATATAGAGAACCTGTCAGAAACATAGTGATGGTAACTGTAAATGAGGACACAATCATTCCTTCTAAAAATGATCGGTTACACAAAGGTTCCAAGGCTGAACCTCAGGGTAATGagaaacatgtttattcattaaaaacccTGACAACAGTTTTGTTGTCCAATTAGTGACATTTTATGGAAATACGGTCAACTAAAAATACAACGACACAAATATTCCAGAACAATGTCCTTTAGTGAAGATTCATCTAAAGCAGGGACATCTgtccttaaatattttatatactgATAAGTTtggcaaaaaactaaaacaccaTATCAGCACCTCATACTGCCTGTTAAGCATGGTGGTGAGGCTGATGACTGGGCTTGTGTCAACACAGGGCCTGGATCTCATCTATTTATTGATTCAACATTGAACTCTGGAAACTGATCAAATCATAGCCAACAGTGAAATAATTCCACTAAATCATCAACAGCACAATATCCACATGCCACTGAGGTCTCTGTATCCTGTCACCTTTGCATGACCCAGAAGACAGGAGGTCCTTGACAAGAGTCTTCACTTCTGCATCTCAAGAGGCAAAACGTAGACCATCAGGTTTGTGTTAGGTTTGGAGTTTGCTATTCTACAAGTTATTGAATCAAAACTCTGTGCTGACAATGGATTTCTCTGCCACCACCAACAAAAGTAGATCCACACAAACTGGATACATTGATGAACAATGATTACATGtcttcatttaaagaaaaatatcctAGGGACCAGGTAGGAACCAAGACATTGACTGTAGAACTGTAGAAGTCATTGCAACACTCACTGGAGTGATAATGGCTAAAACCATGAAACAAGAACACCAAACTGATGTGTGCTCAGATTCCTGTTAGGTCATGAACATACACACCATCCATCCAGGAGACAAAGTCACATCTGGAAATATCTTCTGAATCAACTGAAGAAATCTGGGAAAGtgatgaaaaacaacaattcacTAACAGCTGTGCTTATAACTGATCCTGCTCAGCTAGCAGCAATGTTTAACGAGTCTTTCCTCTCTTCAGCTAAAGAGTTGGCATCAAAGTTCCTACCAAGTCCAACACGGTacaaaaccaaccaaacagtgatctgatttgtttgaaatgaaagaaattcatTACTCTGATGTTCAAAAAGCTACCAATAGCTTAAGCAATTCTTACGCAAAGGATATGTATAATTTAGAtgctatgtttttaaaaatgtacagcaaTATTTTAGTAGAACCTCAAGTAGTTAATATTTCCATTAGAACAGAAAAATTTCCTGATGCATGAAAAAAAGCTTTGGtgaaaccattttttaaaaatggaagtcCTGATGAAATCAGTAACTACAGGCCAATAAGTCTTGTTCCGGTCATGTCAAATGTGCTGGAGAAAATTATTCTAGAACAACTGCTATTGTATTTAGAAAGTAACAATCTTCTGCATTCTCTTCAGACATAATCATTGTACAGAGAACGCTATAAATCTGCTGcttgaaaatgttaaacaatcACTTGATGGGGGACAAATCACTGGTGGAGTTTTCCTGGACGTGAAGAAATGAAGTTTCCATCATTTAATTTCTCGGAACGATCATTGTCTTGGTTTCACTCATATTTGAAAGATTGTGAACAGTGTGTTGTCATTAATAATAGTAACTCTGTCTTTTGTAAAATAGTAACAGGGATTCCACAAGGAACTATCTTAGGTCCAGTCCTCTTCAGTCTGTATGTTAACAGTCTTCCTGAAGTTAACTTGCAAATGTATGCTGATGACTCAATTGTTCACACATCAGATAAGAACAGTACTGTAGTCAGTTAAAAAATTCAGAACAGCCTGCAGAAATGATCATCATGGCTAATTGATTCTTGCTTAACCAAGGAAAACAAAGTGCATCTGCTTTTCCATCAAGAAAACGTCATTACAGTTCTTGAATATTCAGATCAATGGGGTCCTTTTTGAGCAAGaatcacaagaaaaatatttaggaataaTTTGGATGGTCAGTAAAATTTTAGGAGCCATGTTgataaaatcagcaaaactatttgatcaaatataaattgttttaaatgtattattatttaaaattaaaattcactGTGCAGAGATGTTTTTGAACTCAATAATTCTCTCACATTTTTCCTAGGAGCTGCTGTCTGGTGTCAGACCAGCCCAACTCAAACCATTAGCAAGTCTCTATAATCAGgctttaaaggttttatatcAAAAGCCAATCAGATTCCATCATTGTCACATTTTGGCTAAATTCGTCATTTTGGACTTTCCTGAGTTTATAaattataatcttttaaaatgaattgtttaaATGGATATGCACCTACACCATTAAGCGATCGCATACAGAGACTGCAGAGCAATAGCAGATCCATTAGAGCAGCTTCAGAAGGAAATTGTAAGGTCCCCTTTTGAAGAACCACTTTTGCTCAAAGTGTTCTGTCCGTGAGAGGATCTGCAGTTTGGAACTCACTTCCTGTAGATTTAAAGTCTGTAACCAGTTTTAGTACattcaagaaacaaacaaaactggttatgtcaaaaacagaactgtacccatttttgatgttttatgtttcacatttgTTTGTAGATGTTGTTAACATTATGTTGtgctattttaaatgattatcaCTTTAACTTTTAGAGGTACCTTTTAAAAGCCCTTTAGGAACAAGTGCTACGAATTAGCTGCTGCTATTGCACTATGACgcaaacatgggactgctgtttagttcagtttgtctgtgtgtgtctgtccctatcaaataaactctaataaataaataaataaaataatttcacttttaagcTCCAAGAATTCTGACCTGGTTGCGTTGACTGGAGACACAAAGTTTGGTACATTGGGACCTCGAAGGATGTCTGCATTGAGCCAGACAGGCCTGTTTATTCCGCTGGTGCTGTTCTTTTGCTTGAGCAGGTTCAGAGAGAAACCCACAGAGTCCAGAGCCTTGAAGTCAAGTTTTATTCCTGAAATTTGATACAAACTGATAAAACATCAATCATATCTGCCACACAAATACTGTTTCTTTGGGTGTAATCTGCACCTTTTCTAGAGTCCAACACAGCATCCAACCACTGGTCCAGGGTGTTGTCACTATAAACATCAGGAGGGTGAGCCATGATCGGTACTGGTTTCTGATCGGGAGTTCCATAACCCTCCAGAGTAACGTCCGCCTCTAGGATCATAACATCAGCTtgaaggagggaaaaaaaacaacaaacaaaatcaaacaaaaaaacccagctgtGTTTTCTACAAATCATACTTTGGGATGAGTATGTTGTTACAATTGTTCAGAATGTAAACCAAGGACAAAATACTGATATGACTGCATCTATGTGCACTTACATGCAAGAGCCATGTTCATTTGCTCCTTGCTGTTGGCTCGGTGGAACCAGGTTGCCAAGAGACCATCTTGTTCACTGATTTCACCTGACTGAACCAGGAAGTCCAGCATGTCTCCACCAGTAGGAAACAGCGGAACAGGAGCTGGGTAAAACATAGAGTCAAATACAAGCCATGAGGTCTGTCGAATGAGTCTACCAAACGACAGATTTGATTTCAGTGACTTAAAATGAATGATTAAAAAGCCAAATGACCGCACCAATCATCTTAGCAGATCAGACTAATAAATAGTGATTGTTGTAGTGCAACAAAAACTTCAACAGGTGTGCATACCTATGATAAACACCAGTGTATTTCGTGGCCATGCCTTTTCTATAGAAATCAGttctcaaactgcagtcctcaaaGGCCAGAGTTCTGTAACTTACATTGAACTGCCATCGCAGGCTTGAATAGCTAAGCTGATAGGccaactccttttagcacaacagGTTTTTCCACTGTCCCATCAGACcttcttttttaaagcaaaaattcTATTTATTGGTGCACTAGAAGCACACAAATACATAGGATCTGGTTTGAATCCATGTGCCTGTGTAATGAAGAGATCTTCATTACTGGGactattttacatatatagCACTGTATGGCACTTTAAAGGTATTTTTGCACTGTATTAACAGacactttatttagcatttgCACTTTAGCAGATATTTGCACAACAATaaatttgcacacaagaagttttaattatatttattgaacattttagcaATTAGTATGTAGCctttgttctgggctctgcacagctgctcctcattgaTGAGTGAGGTTGGTTGCTGTTGCCTGTGGAGGAGCACAATTGTTACTCAGAGCAATGAGCTAATGGTGAGGAAAAACTAAGCAAATGTGTGCAGAATCTGTTAAGTGTGGAGTGCTGTGGTAAAGTGACTCACCTGTCTTTTCTGCGTCCTCTCCAGGGTGTTTGGACAAATTCTACCCCGGGGGTCCAGATGCCATATATAGATTCTGGGAGAGGCCATTGAAAGGACTAGGGGGGGAATTGTTTATGggtttttgtggtgtttatttaaggtgtaatgataaaatggaaaatatttataaaaagtaagtAGAAgtattgtatttaataaaatgtattttatgtaaataggtGGAGATTGATTAAGAAATTCCCCTGTGAATTTAATATGGTTTGGTCCGTCACAGCTGGGACTATTTAAGACTGCAGTTTCAGCTGTGAAGGAGTGTGTTGATGCTGAGTgacaaataaactgctgctgttctccacctGACTCTGGTTCAAGACTCTTCTTACTGAACAAAAACCCAACCGCTAAAGGTCGTCTTGTCAcagcctggaaaacacataatactgcctctttcagatttctttcttgGTCATCTTCCATGAGACCCACTTTGGCTCAACTGATGACAGACGGTGTGATCTGCCACTGATGTACCTTGGAGTTCACCTTCAATTTCTGTGTAGGTTGTTCTGGACTCTTCGGTTAGCAGTCATATAATTCTTCTCTTCCATTTGTCATCAGTGCAGCCGTGGCCAGGAAGGTTGACTGCAGTCCTGTGGACCTTAAACTTCTGAATAATCAGTGCAGCTTTTGTCACAGGGGCACCAAGCTGCTTGGAGATGATCTTATAGACTTTACCTTTAAACATGCTGCTCTATCATTCTCATGTTAATCTCCCGGGACAACACTCTCCTTCACTTCCTGTGCTCCATGTTCAGTGTATCACGCACCATGTCACCAAACAGCACACTGACTTCTTGGCTTGAAGTTATTTCAATAACCATTGCTGGATTATTAGTCATTAACAGAAGGCACCCAACTTGTTTGTCCATGTTTgtaaaaactatgaaaatacaAGGCTTCCTATTTAATCATAAAGAATCAAAACTAACCTCAAAGTGCGTCCGATGACAGAAAtggttatttatatttataggtTCAGGAAAAACCTGAGCAATAATTGGTTTTACCTCCAGTTTTATCACTTTACAACAGCGGATAAGTTCTGACAGTATTACATTAACTCGATAACTAAATAACTAATCCACTAGCAGGAAATGGAACTGTTAGAACCATCTATTCTGGAAGTGGTTGTGCTTTACCTTTAACTTGATCTTACTTCCTGCTCTAAATGTTCGAAGGGATCCCCCATGGAACATCTTATGTGGTTTCCTACTTTTATCAAGAAAACTCATTAAATTGAGTGAACACCATAACCGCACTGAATTCATATATTTTGTATGTGAAATTTGGCATCATCTCAGGACATAGctggattttaaatttaaaggaacAAAAAGAGAACCACAACAACAAAGTTTGTACCTTTGGTTCCTGGTCTGGTGAGAATCACAGCAGGGACAATAATGATAGCCAGGACAAGAAGTCCAACAGCAGTTGATAACATTATCAACCATTTCTTGGTTAGGCAACCCAGATAAAAGTCTTGTTCTTGCTTCTGATTTTGGCCTCCATCCTTATGATCAGGCTTCATCCTGGAgggaaacaaaatgtgaaataccTGAATGGTCTGCTTTCAGTTCatgcttaaaaatgaaacctGTAAGTCTCCTGCAGCTCTACCTTCTTAGATAACatatgcaacataaaataataatgttagcACATCATATCTAACACCAACCTGCTTTGA
This is a stretch of genomic DNA from Gambusia affinis linkage group LG12, SWU_Gaff_1.0, whole genome shotgun sequence. It encodes these proteins:
- the fam151a gene encoding protein FAM151A; amino-acid sequence: MKPDHKDGGQNQKQEQDFYLGCLTKKWLIMLSTAVGLLVLAIIIVPAVILTRPGTKAPVPLFPTGGDMLDFLVQSGEISEQDGLLATWFHRANSKEQMNMALASDVMILEADVTLEGYGTPDQKPVPIMAHPPDVYSDNTLDQWLDAVLDSRKGIKLDFKALDSVGFSLNLLKQKNSTSGINRPVWLNADILRGPNVPNFVSPVNATRFLQLIQKIFPDVTLSPGWMVLYIPQIATETYSRDMVEHMYHLIKDVPQKVTFPVHALLVHRGWQHISWLLNQSPRFSLTLWQGSDHPTISDLLFVRDNTQPAQVYYDIYEPTLTAFKEAARNRSDVRRFYPGGNLMDFLNPVHNWSSSFLTDVTQHSSLGVRWFSVADETVLLARLSDEDGGMLVLHVVSDRNQPGVPVLGESGTSSEPFTLQRVFELLGQRTDAPWGVYLRVHGHQLLEASLKLLQAAYSAEELYRPIWISMESSQSSYSTNDFVSTVEEFFPYVTVVLAEQNWLPLTPAAPMGLSQRLAVHLSSASLLKEPQELPSLKERNQCDFVVEVNMEDIAETFTIMKKLMAQQGGKSNLYMMTSK